Proteins encoded together in one Anaerobaca lacustris window:
- a CDS encoding polysaccharide deacetylase family protein yields the protein MDRRQFCLRTVGVLAAMPLGAGSGLAQRRQAGDSIKLIVRADDIGSCHAANVACMRSFRDGTARSVEVQVCCPWFYEAAQMLRAEPGYDVGVHLTLTSEWANYKWGPITQAPSLVDAAGHFFATNRDFLAAKWDVHEVEKELRAQIELARKHIPQVTHLSSHMGTPTITPQLRTLAQKLAAEYKLPIETPGAQGFRWPADNNATAEQREAALVKALEELKPGLWILVEHPGLDTDEMRAIGHEGYWNVAAHRDGVTRSFTSEKVKAIIEKRSIQLVSYGDTWPRG from the coding sequence ATGGATAGACGACAGTTTTGTTTGCGGACGGTGGGAGTGTTGGCGGCGATGCCGCTGGGGGCGGGCAGCGGACTGGCACAGAGGCGGCAGGCGGGCGATTCGATCAAGCTGATCGTACGGGCCGACGACATCGGCTCGTGCCATGCGGCGAACGTCGCCTGCATGCGGAGCTTCCGCGACGGGACCGCCCGGAGCGTCGAGGTTCAGGTGTGCTGCCCGTGGTTCTATGAGGCGGCCCAGATGCTGCGGGCCGAGCCGGGCTACGATGTGGGCGTGCACCTGACGCTCACCAGCGAGTGGGCCAACTACAAGTGGGGCCCGATCACGCAGGCGCCGAGCCTGGTCGATGCGGCCGGGCACTTCTTCGCGACGAACCGGGACTTCCTCGCCGCCAAGTGGGACGTTCACGAGGTCGAGAAGGAGCTGCGGGCCCAGATCGAGCTGGCCCGCAAGCACATCCCGCAGGTGACGCACCTGAGCAGCCACATGGGCACGCCGACCATTACGCCGCAGTTGCGAACGCTGGCGCAGAAGCTGGCGGCCGAGTACAAGCTGCCAATCGAGACGCCGGGGGCCCAGGGATTCCGCTGGCCCGCCGACAACAACGCCACCGCCGAGCAGCGCGAGGCGGCCTTGGTCAAGGCGCTCGAGGAACTGAAGCCGGGCCTCTGGATCCTCGTCGAGCACCCGGGCCTCGACACCGACGAGATGCGGGCGATCGGGCATGAGGGCTACTGGAACGTCGCGGCCCATCGCGACGGCGTCACCCGGTCGTTCACCAGCGAAAAGGTCAAGGCCATCATCGAGAAGCGAAGCATCCAACTGGTCAGCTACGGCGACACCTGGCCGCGCGGGTGA
- a CDS encoding lactate racemase domain-containing protein, whose product MQVDLHYGTGVVSLRVPDRNVQEIIRPWQGEQGGNGVVSLRETMDGQAGAFRDAVADKRVCVLVDDGTRDEPLADVLAGLCAALQPTVSVQFLICTGTHTAATPKNEQIRREIEKAGRDAGLTVVRIHTHDCQADTFIDVGRTSRGTQVLVNAFAEEADVFLVVADVKVHYFAGYSNPVKNFVPGICAFRTVEQNHSLALLDESTHGEHPWHPNPEQRNNPLAEDMVEGMDLIARGRPIYALVMLSAGPRLIWARFGPVQDVSAESFAVTDERNIQTVAPASHLVVSPGGRSNDEDLYIAQRALELNRAAVSDGGEVLFLAACPNGIGEPQTLANFYDRLTAPLDEVIRSIQQDYVLYSHKPYKFAVLIRRLRRIWMHTQIADDLVEAAHMHPAHDPQAVVDGWLAEQPDARIIFIDGANKVALRATGVDRKGPA is encoded by the coding sequence ATGCAGGTAGACCTTCACTATGGAACGGGTGTTGTCTCGCTTCGGGTGCCGGATCGGAACGTGCAGGAGATCATCCGGCCCTGGCAGGGGGAGCAGGGGGGCAATGGGGTGGTGAGCCTGCGGGAGACGATGGACGGTCAGGCGGGCGCCTTTCGCGACGCGGTCGCCGACAAACGGGTGTGCGTCCTCGTCGACGATGGCACGCGCGACGAGCCGCTGGCGGACGTGCTGGCGGGACTGTGTGCCGCGCTGCAGCCGACCGTCTCGGTGCAATTCTTGATCTGCACGGGAACGCACACGGCCGCGACGCCGAAGAACGAGCAGATCCGCCGCGAGATCGAGAAGGCCGGCCGGGACGCCGGCCTGACCGTTGTGCGAATTCACACCCATGACTGTCAGGCCGATACGTTCATCGACGTCGGCCGCACGTCGAGAGGGACGCAGGTGCTGGTCAACGCGTTTGCCGAGGAGGCAGACGTTTTTCTCGTTGTTGCCGATGTGAAGGTCCATTACTTCGCGGGCTATTCGAATCCTGTAAAGAACTTCGTGCCCGGCATCTGTGCCTTTCGCACGGTCGAACAGAATCACAGCCTGGCCCTGCTCGATGAATCCACGCACGGCGAGCATCCCTGGCATCCCAATCCCGAGCAGAGAAACAACCCACTGGCCGAGGACATGGTCGAGGGGATGGACCTGATCGCCAGGGGCCGGCCGATCTACGCGCTGGTGATGCTCAGCGCCGGCCCACGGCTGATCTGGGCGCGGTTCGGGCCGGTCCAGGACGTGAGCGCCGAGTCCTTCGCCGTGACCGACGAACGGAACATCCAGACGGTCGCCCCGGCGTCGCATCTGGTCGTCTCGCCGGGCGGACGGAGCAACGACGAAGACCTCTACATCGCCCAGCGAGCCCTGGAACTGAACCGGGCGGCGGTGAGCGATGGCGGTGAGGTCCTGTTCCTGGCCGCCTGTCCCAACGGCATCGGCGAGCCGCAGACCCTGGCGAATTTCTACGACCGTTTGACGGCGCCGCTCGACGAGGTCATCCGGTCGATCCAGCAGGATTATGTCCTGTACAGTCACAAGCCGTACAAGTTCGCCGTGCTGATCCGCCGGCTGCGACGCATCTGGATGCACACGCAGATCGCCGACGATCTCGTCGAGGCGGCCCATATGCATCCCGCGCACGACCCGCAGGCTGTGGTGGACGGCTGGCTCGCCGAGCAGCCCGACGCCAGGATCATCTTCATCGACGGCGCCAACAAGGTCGCCCTCCGGGCCACGGGTGTGGATAGGAAAGGACCAGCATGA
- a CDS encoding PQQ-binding-like beta-propeller repeat protein, translated as MNQHTRRSDRNILVALVCHVLFPACDVSADQPQWGRAWTRNMVSDATGLIEDFDPATGRNVRWVVPLGTETWATPIVAQGRVFIGTNNRPPRDPRHRGDRALLLCLDENDGRLLWQSVVPKLGPDPYLDWPGSGFCSPVTVEGDRVYVVNNRGEAMCLDIEGQRNGNQGPFLDEGRHMVPEGEPPIEVAETDGDIIWLFDIHKETGTYPHDGAHSSILIDGDFLYMNTGNGVDNTHRVIRRPDGPSLIVLDKHTGRYLARDDERIGPRIFHCTWSSPSMGVVNGCKQIFFGGGDGVLYAFEPLEAAWRGRPALANAEQGQDALATGTVATLKRIWRFDPDPAAPKENVSDYLRNREVSPSVIKGMPVFHENRLYFTYGGDIWWGKRQAWLACIDATKTGDLTDSALVWSYELNEQSCSTPAIHDGLAFIVDCGRTIHCVDIETGQALWTHETQGEIWASPLVADGKLYIGTKRRDFWILAAGREKKVLSETRLDSPISASPIAANGVVYVATMRNLYALQASP; from the coding sequence ATGAACCAACACACGCGACGATCGGACCGAAATATCCTTGTTGCCCTGGTCTGCCACGTGTTGTTCCCGGCTTGCGATGTCTCGGCCGATCAGCCGCAGTGGGGCCGGGCGTGGACGCGGAACATGGTCTCCGACGCCACCGGGCTGATCGAGGACTTCGATCCCGCCACCGGCAGAAACGTCAGATGGGTGGTCCCCCTCGGCACGGAGACGTGGGCGACGCCGATCGTCGCGCAGGGCCGCGTCTTCATCGGGACCAACAACAGGCCGCCCCGCGATCCGCGACACCGGGGCGACCGGGCGCTGCTGCTGTGCCTGGACGAGAACGACGGCCGCCTGCTCTGGCAGTCGGTGGTTCCCAAGCTCGGCCCCGATCCCTATTTGGACTGGCCGGGATCGGGCTTCTGCTCGCCGGTGACGGTCGAGGGCGACCGGGTGTATGTCGTCAACAATCGTGGCGAGGCCATGTGCCTCGATATCGAGGGCCAGCGCAACGGCAACCAGGGCCCGTTTCTGGACGAGGGCCGGCACATGGTCCCCGAAGGCGAACCACCGATCGAGGTTGCCGAGACGGATGGCGACATCATCTGGCTGTTCGACATTCACAAGGAGACGGGGACGTATCCGCACGACGGGGCCCACTCCTCGATCCTGATCGACGGCGACTTCCTGTACATGAACACCGGCAACGGGGTAGACAATACGCACCGCGTGATTCGCCGCCCCGATGGTCCCAGCCTCATCGTACTCGACAAGCATACCGGCCGTTATCTGGCCCGCGACGATGAGCGGATCGGACCGCGCATCTTCCACTGCACGTGGTCGTCGCCCTCGATGGGAGTGGTGAACGGCTGCAAGCAGATCTTCTTCGGCGGCGGCGACGGCGTGCTCTACGCCTTCGAGCCGCTGGAAGCCGCGTGGCGAGGGCGTCCCGCCCTCGCGAATGCGGAACAAGGGCAAGATGCCCTCGCCACGGGCACGGTGGCGACACTCAAGCGAATCTGGCGGTTCGACCCCGATCCGGCGGCCCCGAAGGAGAACGTCAGCGACTATCTTCGCAACCGCGAGGTGAGCCCGAGCGTCATCAAAGGCATGCCGGTCTTTCATGAGAACCGCCTGTACTTTACATATGGAGGCGACATCTGGTGGGGCAAGAGGCAGGCATGGCTGGCGTGCATCGATGCGACGAAGACCGGTGATCTAACCGATTCGGCGCTGGTGTGGTCGTACGAGTTGAACGAACAGAGTTGCTCGACGCCGGCCATCCACGATGGGCTGGCGTTCATCGTCGATTGCGGTCGGACGATCCATTGCGTCGACATCGAGACAGGCCAAGCCCTTTGGACCCATGAGACCCAGGGCGAGATCTGGGCCTCGCCGCTGGTCGCCGACGGCAAGCTCTACATCGGCACCAAACGCCGGGACTTCTGGATCCTGGCCGCCGGCCGCGAGAAGAAGGTCCTCAGCGAGACCCGGCTTGACAGCCCCATCTCCGCTTCACCCATTGCCGCCAACGGCGTGGTCTACGTCGCGACGATGAGGAACCTCTACGCACTCCAGGCATCGCCGTGA